The following proteins come from a genomic window of Heyndrickxia acidicola:
- the pepF gene encoding oligoendopeptidase F: MEKIIEKRFARSEVPAEQTWKLEDLFHTPEEWESELYALDKDLGTVTSFKGKLGNGPKVLLECFNALEAYYTRIIRVATYASLRSSEDGTNPQNQADSSKVGASLAAIEASLSFFESEVLGLPEGTIEQYIQEEKGLKTYQKELKVLLDKKAHILSPEAEAALASLGHIHDAPYMIYQRSKSSDMEFSAIEDSDGNELPLSFALFEDRYEFSSDTEIRRKAYSSFTNGLKQYKNTFAAAYSTEISKQAALSKLRNYSSITEMLLKPQQVTTDMYINQLDVIQKELAPHMQRFAKLKKRELGLDKMLFCDLKAPLDADFNPKTTYEDACKLIIDSLEIMGPEYSQMIKTALSERWVDMADNVGKSTGAFCSSPYGVHPYILITWTDTMRGAFVLAHELGHAGHFYLANKHQTVLNTRPSTYFVEAPSTLNELLLANHVLKTNSDKRIRRWVISQLLGTYYHNFVTHLLEGELQRRVYNLAEKGTPITALILCEQKLEILKDFWGDAVEIDEGAGLTWMRQPHYYMGLYPYTYSAGLTVSTAVSRMILDEGQPAVDRWLDVLKAGGTLTPLELIKKAGLDMSKPDAIHTAVAYVGELIDELERSYES; this comes from the coding sequence TTGGAGAAAATTATTGAAAAACGCTTTGCTCGTTCTGAAGTGCCCGCTGAACAAACCTGGAAGCTTGAAGACTTATTTCATACACCGGAAGAATGGGAATCTGAGCTGTATGCTTTGGACAAGGATTTAGGGACTGTTACTTCTTTCAAGGGAAAGCTTGGCAATGGCCCAAAGGTCTTATTAGAATGCTTTAACGCCTTGGAAGCATACTATACACGAATCATCCGTGTCGCAACCTATGCATCTTTGCGTTCCTCCGAGGATGGCACTAATCCACAAAACCAGGCTGATTCATCAAAAGTTGGAGCTTCTCTTGCTGCCATTGAAGCATCCCTGTCTTTTTTCGAATCTGAAGTACTCGGGCTGCCAGAAGGAACAATTGAACAATACATACAAGAGGAGAAAGGTCTCAAAACCTACCAAAAGGAATTAAAAGTTCTGCTAGATAAAAAAGCTCACATCCTGTCTCCTGAAGCAGAAGCGGCTCTGGCATCACTTGGACATATCCATGACGCTCCTTATATGATTTATCAGCGAAGCAAGTCATCAGACATGGAGTTTTCAGCAATAGAGGATTCTGATGGAAACGAGCTCCCTTTGTCATTCGCTCTTTTTGAAGACCGGTATGAATTTTCTTCTGATACAGAAATCCGGAGAAAAGCCTATTCATCCTTTACCAACGGGCTGAAACAATATAAAAATACATTTGCTGCTGCTTATTCTACAGAAATCTCCAAGCAGGCAGCACTCTCTAAGCTAAGAAATTATTCTTCTATAACTGAAATGCTTCTTAAACCCCAGCAGGTGACTACGGATATGTATATCAATCAGCTGGATGTTATTCAAAAGGAATTAGCCCCTCATATGCAGAGATTCGCTAAATTAAAGAAACGTGAGCTTGGTCTTGATAAAATGCTATTCTGTGATTTAAAAGCTCCCCTTGATGCTGATTTCAACCCCAAAACAACCTATGAAGATGCATGTAAACTCATTATAGATTCATTGGAAATTATGGGGCCGGAATACAGCCAAATGATAAAAACCGCTTTATCAGAACGCTGGGTTGATATGGCAGACAATGTTGGAAAATCCACTGGTGCTTTTTGTTCAAGCCCTTATGGTGTACATCCCTATATTTTGATCACATGGACAGATACAATGCGAGGAGCTTTTGTTCTTGCGCATGAGCTTGGGCATGCCGGCCATTTCTATCTCGCCAATAAGCACCAAACCGTGCTCAATACTCGTCCGTCCACTTACTTTGTTGAGGCTCCCTCAACATTAAATGAACTTTTGCTTGCAAATCATGTACTGAAAACGAATTCAGACAAGAGGATAAGAAGATGGGTCATTTCCCAGCTCCTTGGTACTTATTATCATAACTTTGTTACTCATTTGCTCGAAGGTGAGCTTCAAAGAAGAGTGTATAATCTTGCTGAAAAGGGCACACCGATAACAGCTTTAATTCTCTGTGAACAAAAGCTGGAGATTTTAAAAGACTTCTGGGGTGATGCCGTGGAGATTGATGAAGGTGCCGGATTAACGTGGATGCGCCAGCCTCATTATTATATGGGTCTTTATCCATATACGTATTCAGCTGGACTTACGGTCTCTACTGCGGTTTCCCGCATGATTTTGGATGAAGGACAGCCAGCTGTGGACCGCTGGCTTGATGTGCTAAAAGCAGGCGGTACTTTAACACCTCTTGAATTAATTAAGAAAGCCGGACTTGATATGTCCAAACCTGATGCCATTCACACGGCAGTTGCTTACGTTGGAGAACTCATAGATGAACTTGAAAGAAGCTACGAATCTTAA
- a CDS encoding DUF1657 domain-containing protein produces the protein MTVINNIKQTVAGLKSAQASLEGFALATDNKQAKQLYQDAAQQTQAIVNTLTPRMNEVEQEEPQYTQQ, from the coding sequence ATGACAGTTATTAACAATATAAAGCAAACAGTTGCAGGTTTGAAAAGTGCTCAAGCAAGCTTAGAAGGCTTTGCTTTAGCAACGGATAATAAACAAGCAAAACAGTTATACCAGGATGCTGCTCAGCAGACTCAAGCAATCGTTAACACCTTAACACCAAGAATGAATGAAGTTGAGCAAGAAGAGCCACAATATACTCAACAATAG
- a CDS encoding DUF1657 domain-containing protein, which translates to MTIASDVKTCIASLKGAQQNFSRFALMSRDDSAQKVFHECMMETEEIISELQKRLAVLEREEPQYKG; encoded by the coding sequence ATGACCATTGCATCAGATGTGAAAACCTGTATAGCCAGCCTTAAAGGGGCTCAGCAAAATTTTAGCCGTTTTGCTCTTATGTCAAGGGATGATAGTGCTCAAAAAGTGTTTCATGAATGCATGATGGAAACAGAAGAAATTATTAGTGAGCTTCAGAAGAGATTGGCGGTTTTAGAAAGAGAAGAGCCGCAATATAAAGGGTAG